AGTTCGTTCTCTTCAGGCGTCAACATGCTTAGACTCCTCTCGCTCAGCGTTCAGGCTACTGGCCGGTCAGTGACCCGGCCGACTCAGGGTATTCCGTCGTGCGGGCGAAGAACCAGTCGCCCAGCGCTTCCATCCAGTTTACGCCACTAGGCAAGACCACGGCGCAGGAACGCACCTTGTACAGCTCTGGCTCGTTAGAGCCCGGAGGCGGCGTCCCCTCCTCAACCAGCGCCCGCGCAGCCGAGAGCAATTGCCGCCGCGCGCGAATGATGCTCGCGTCCGCCGTGCCCAGGTGCTCCTTCGTGCGGTCCATGATGGCGCCCATGCTCCACTCGATCGCCGCGTCCTGCTGCCGGACGCTTGGGATGCCGGTGAAGTTCCTGTGCTTCTTGGCCCACAGGTCCATGTGGAAGTCCGTTTCCGGCGAGATCTCCGGCCACCAGTTGGCGTAGAAATTGCCCTTCTGCTCGGGCTTCCACGGCCCCTGGTTCGGCGTCAGTGCGCCCGGCTCGTCCGGCAGGTCGGGCGTTGGGAAGCGCGGGCCGGGCATCGCCTCCGATGGGTGCCACTGCAACCCGAAGTGCATGGTGTAGTAGTCGTCGATGGGCACATAGATCGAAAGCGGCACCCGCGACGCCGTCGCCGGGAACATGCCGTAGAAGGGAAAGAGGAAGTGGCTCGCCCGCCAGTAAGAGTTCCCGTCCGGCTGCTTCCGCTCGGCGCCGTAGACCAGCCCGTATCCCGTCTTCTCCACGAAGAAGTCCGCAAACTTCTCGACGGTGTACCCGCCGTACTTTGGGTCGTCGTCGATATTCAGGCGGCCGTGCAGGATGGGCGCGTGCGTCGAGTCTAGCTCCCCTTCCAGCGCCTGCATCCAGTTGCACTCGTAGATGAAGCGGCGGTAGTGGCTGCGCTGCTCCTCGGGCACCAGGCACCACTCGAACTGCGGCAGTCCGGGCGGCTCCTCCTGGTTGGGACCCATGTAGCACCAGACCACGCCGCCGAAGTCCGCGCCCTTGTAGGACGTGATGTGCATCTTGTTCTTGAAGTTGCTCGTCGGCGGCTCATTGGGCATGTCGATGCAGTCGCCGTTCACATCAAACTTCCAACCGTGGTACGCGCACCTGAGGCCGCCCTTCTCGTTCCGCCCGAAGAAGAAGCCCGCCCCGCGATGGGGACATCGCTGCTGCGTGAACCCCACGCGGCCCTCCGAGTCGCGCCACGCGACCAGGTCCTCGCCCAGCAGGCGCACGCGTTGCGGCTGCCCGTCAACCTCCAGCTCCCATGTGTACGCGGCGGGCAGCCAGTACTGCCGCATGAGCTCACCCATGGGTGTGCCGGGGCCTACTCGACAGAGAAGGTCCGTCTCTTCTTGCGTGAGCATTGACGCCTCCTTATGTCACATCCACAGCCGCAGCGTTTGTGGGATTGTATCAGGCTTTCCGCCCGAGTGAACACCGGATCCGCCGATTTGCCAAACGAATCTGGAATATTCACCATTCCCGATTATGCCGGAATGCCGCTTATCCGTAGCGCCCGATGTCCAGCGCGATGAACACCATCAGCACGGGCACCATCACCATGATGCTGACGACGATCCCCACCACGATGGCAACGAAGCTGAAGAGGCTCCCGTAGATACAAGAGGTCCTGATAGTGGCCTTCATGGTTTTGGTGCTCGCCCCTCCGGACAGCACCCCATAGCCGAAGCCCACGATGAGGATGGCAAGCAGGCTGAAGAAGTAGAGTTCGCGGTCGCCGGTGATAACGCCGATGAGCGCTGCGACGATCCCCCCATAGAGCCCAACGTAGCCGCCCGCGACGCCGCTTGCGCCGTTGATTTCGACTTCGTCGTCCGTGTGGTGGCCGGCCCATTGCGCATTGGGACGCATCTGCAACGACTCGCGCAAGCGCGCATTCGCCGCCTTCTGGAGCGCGCCGGGGTTGGCGCCCCTTCGCATCTGCATCGCTGTGCTCGGTCTCCTCTCGCCCCTCGGGACTCCCCTAAGCCTACCCCCAAAGCGCCTCGGACGCTAGCCGCGCGCCCTCGGCCATCGCCCGCAACTTCGCCCACACCACCGTCGGGTGTACGCGCGAGCGCCCCGCGAACGTGCCGAATCCGCAGTCCGTGCTCGCCATGACGCTGTCGCGGCCCACGATGCTTGCGTAGCTGAGGATTCGGTCCCGCACCAGATCCGGATGCTCCACGAAGTTCGTCGTGGAGTCAATCACGCCCGGGATGAGCGTCTTCCCCTCCGGCAGCTTCACGTCCTCCCACACACGCCACTCGTGCGCGTGCCGCGGGTTCGACGCCTCGACGGAGTATGCGCCCGCGCGCACCTGCAGCACGATGTCCACAATGTCACGCAGCGGCACGTCCCGCACGTGCGGCCCCTCCGAGTTCCCCCAGCAGATGTGGTAACGCACCTGTTCCTCTGGGATGCCCTCCAGCGCATGGTTAAGTGCCTCGGCCCACAGCCCCATTGCACGGCGGAAATCCTCCAAGGAGCCGTCCCGGAACCGCGCCCAGTTTCGCCCCATCGCCATCTCTGGCGCGTCTACCTGCAGCACGAATCCCGCGTCCGCGATGGCCCGGTACTCGACCTTCATCATCTCCGCCAGCGCGTACACGTACTCTTCTTCCGTCGGGTAGTGCTGGT
The sequence above is drawn from the Chloroflexota bacterium genome and encodes:
- a CDS encoding Rieske 2Fe-2S domain-containing protein; the protein is MLTQEETDLLCRVGPGTPMGELMRQYWLPAAYTWELEVDGQPQRVRLLGEDLVAWRDSEGRVGFTQQRCPHRGAGFFFGRNEKGGLRCAYHGWKFDVNGDCIDMPNEPPTSNFKNKMHITSYKGADFGGVVWCYMGPNQEEPPGLPQFEWCLVPEEQRSHYRRFIYECNWMQALEGELDSTHAPILHGRLNIDDDPKYGGYTVEKFADFFVEKTGYGLVYGAERKQPDGNSYWRASHFLFPFYGMFPATASRVPLSIYVPIDDYYTMHFGLQWHPSEAMPGPRFPTPDLPDEPGALTPNQGPWKPEQKGNFYANWWPEISPETDFHMDLWAKKHRNFTGIPSVRQQDAAIEWSMGAIMDRTKEHLGTADASIIRARRQLLSAARALVEEGTPPPGSNEPELYKVRSCAVVLPSGVNWMEALGDWFFARTTEYPESAGSLTGQ
- a CDS encoding cobalamin-independent methionine synthase II family protein, producing MPSGVERILTTHTGSLPRPPDLLGMIQARETGQPYDAEALSVAVRRSVAAAVRAQADAGIDIVNDGELSKAGFSDYIKDRVSGLEGVDPSPQAPSEVDFPEFAEWWRTAGFMGNVTFPRPVCVGPMAWTHPETVEADVANFRDALADVDVAGAFMTASSPGILDLRIANQHYPTEEEYVYALAEMMKVEYRAIADAGFVLQVDAPEMAMGRNWARFRDGSLEDFRRAMGLWAEALNHALEGIPEEQVRYHICWGNSEGPHVRDVPLRDIVDIVLQVRAGAYSVEASNPRHAHEWRVWEDVKLPEGKTLIPGVIDSTTNFVEHPDLVRDRILSYASIVGRDSVMASTDCGFGTFAGRSRVHPTVVWAKLRAMAEGARLASEALWG